From a region of the Coprococcus comes ATCC 27758 genome:
- a CDS encoding MarR family winged helix-turn-helix transcriptional regulator codes for MNITYLLVLMQRIGKMHEQKLKELCRQYDLSLIEAKIIAFLHNNPTKDTAGDIVELRMLSKGNVSQAVDLLCQKGLLSKTADQTDRRKTHLSLLPSCENVTRAIDTFQSAFYHNLFDGFSLEEFQMFASLNERLASNVATIYHKGDY; via the coding sequence GCGAATTGGTAAAATGCATGAACAGAAGTTGAAAGAATTATGCCGCCAGTATGATCTCTCGCTGATCGAGGCTAAGATCATTGCTTTCTTACATAATAACCCCACAAAAGATACCGCAGGTGATATCGTCGAGCTACGGATGCTCTCAAAAGGGAATGTATCCCAGGCAGTTGATCTTTTATGTCAGAAGGGGCTTCTTTCAAAAACAGCAGACCAGACGGATCGCAGGAAAACGCATCTTTCCCTGCTGCCATCATGCGAAAATGTTACCAGAGCAATCGACACGTTCCAGTCTGCTTTTTACCACAATCTGTTTGACGGATTTTCATTAGAAGAATTCCAGATGTTCGCCTCGCTGAATGAACGTCTGGCATCCAACGTAGCAACTATTTATCACAAAGGAGATTATTAG
- a CDS encoding DUF2798 domain-containing protein, translating to MPKNKFQDVIFTIIMVFVMVYTMICYNIALNVGGMNNQVFLNAFHELVIMGPIAFILDFFLIGPFAKKKAFSIVNLERDNAFHLVIAISVVSVIGMCPLMSFAATLLFKNAGTQFVSVWFQTTAINFPMAFFWQLCFAGPLVRKIFALLFQEKETSKIADGQEA from the coding sequence ATGCCAAAAAACAAATTTCAAGACGTTATTTTCACAATTATCATGGTGTTCGTGATGGTTTATACCATGATCTGTTACAACATTGCTCTCAACGTAGGAGGAATGAACAACCAGGTATTTTTAAATGCATTCCACGAGCTGGTCATTATGGGACCAATTGCATTCATTCTTGATTTCTTCCTGATTGGACCATTTGCAAAGAAAAAAGCATTTTCCATTGTTAATCTGGAAAGAGACAATGCCTTTCACCTGGTGATCGCCATTTCCGTAGTATCCGTCATAGGAATGTGTCCGCTTATGAGCTTCGCAGCAACCCTGCTCTTCAAAAATGCCGGAACCCAGTTCGTATCCGTCTGGTTCCAGACCACTGCAATCAACTTCCCGATGGCATTTTTCTGGCAGCTCTGCTTCGCCGGCCCATTAGTAAGAAAGATTTTTGCATTATTATTCCAGGAAAAAGAAACATCTAAAATCGCCGATGGTCAGGAAGCCTAA
- a CDS encoding cation:proton antiporter translates to METYKYLLDLAIILLCTKALGLATRKVQMPQVVGALLAGVLLGPAMLGILTETSFIHNVAEIGVIVLMFCAGLETDIQELKASGKASFVIALIGVIVPLIGGYATAMFFNRPDVIASDASCSVFLQNIFIGVILTATSVSITVETLKELGKLKTKSGNAILGAAIIDDVLGIIALTLVTSMADESVKISVVLLKIVAFFAFAGVIGLIFYKIFKKWTDQAEKGLRRHAIMAFVFCLLMAYVAEKFFGVADITGAFIAGLIISNTSKSDFVLKKFDTMSYMLLSPVFFASIGLKVELPKMSAAIVGFAVILTIVAILTKIVGCALGAKMCGYKNYQCARIGVGMISRGEVALIVASKGEALGMMGGNFLGPVIIVVVITTIITPILLKIVFKSGPNVSTLEKGKEVTSFYEDIEKKRTE, encoded by the coding sequence ATGGAGACTTATAAGTATTTACTGGATCTTGCAATTATTTTACTTTGTACTAAAGCACTTGGTCTTGCGACCAGAAAGGTACAGATGCCACAGGTTGTAGGGGCACTTCTTGCAGGCGTTCTTCTTGGACCGGCGATGCTTGGGATCCTGACAGAGACAAGCTTTATACATAACGTTGCAGAGATCGGTGTTATCGTGCTGATGTTTTGTGCAGGTCTGGAAACTGATATACAGGAATTGAAGGCAAGTGGAAAAGCATCCTTCGTTATTGCACTGATAGGTGTTATCGTTCCACTGATCGGCGGTTATGCGACTGCAATGTTCTTTAACCGTCCGGATGTGATCGCATCCGATGCATCCTGCAGCGTATTTTTGCAGAATATCTTTATCGGTGTTATCCTGACAGCAACTTCCGTAAGTATTACGGTAGAGACATTAAAAGAACTTGGTAAATTAAAAACCAAATCCGGAAATGCGATTCTTGGAGCTGCGATCATTGATGACGTGCTTGGTATCATTGCACTGACACTGGTAACAAGTATGGCAGATGAATCGGTAAAGATTTCAGTTGTATTACTGAAGATCGTTGCATTCTTCGCATTTGCAGGTGTGATCGGACTGATCTTTTACAAGATATTTAAAAAGTGGACAGATCAGGCGGAAAAGGGACTCAGACGTCATGCAATCATGGCATTTGTATTTTGTCTGCTGATGGCTTATGTGGCAGAGAAATTCTTCGGTGTTGCAGATATCACCGGTGCATTTATCGCCGGACTGATCATTTCCAATACAAGTAAATCTGATTTCGTGTTGAAGAAATTTGATACCATGTCTTATATGCTGCTTTCACCGGTATTTTTCGCAAGTATCGGGCTGAAGGTAGAACTTCCGAAGATGAGTGCTGCAATTGTAGGCTTTGCAGTGATTCTTACCATTGTTGCGATCCTGACAAAGATCGTTGGCTGTGCCCTTGGTGCGAAGATGTGTGGATATAAGAATTATCAGTGTGCACGAATCGGTGTCGGAATGATCTCCCGTGGTGAGGTTGCGCTGATCGTTGCCAGCAAGGGAGAAGCACTCGGTATGATGGGCGGTAATTTCCTCGGACCGGTTATCATCGTGGTAGTGATCACAACGATCATCACACCAATTCTTCTGAAAATCGTATTCAAGAGTGGTCCGAATGTAAGTACCCTGGAAAAAGGAAAAGAAGTGACTTCCTTCTACGAGGATATTGAAAAGAAACGTACCGAATAA
- a CDS encoding S8 family peptidase — MLQEECKEKILSEEYRDFMMRDTGALGKNFPLENGCRIPLKYGFELFYIDQSEDRKKSLADYPYTMVPKCYTTLDMAAIQQAGIAAVQNIPGLELSGEGVLVGIIDTGINYLDPIFRNLDGSTRIQRIWDQEEQSGTAPREIGYGSEYTKEQINQAILSENPKETVPSFDTDGHGTFVASVACGGANPENLFIGAAPEAEMVIVKLKEAKEYLREYYFVDRDAGCYQENDLVAAVFYLQKVQEELKRPLVICLAVGTSFGGHGGYSILSEYLQNVAASEGIGIVTGSGNEADKRHHYLGILEQENNLPVEINVGNNTRGFVMELWTELPNLLALSIASPTGQTVGPISLKRGIGEYVFVFEQTRVIFNYRVLVETTGAQLAFFQFERPGSGIWKIIPETLELGNGIFHIWLPMEEFLTGNVYFIRANPEYTVMEPGDTGAVVCAAYYNGKENSIAVSSGRGYTRDNRIKPDFAAPGINVTGINLRGQFVARSGSSIAVGITSGALALFMEWLDRHGVNLDASQMKNLLILGASRKTDMNYPNQEWGYGALNLYRTFEQIRRF, encoded by the coding sequence ATGCTACAGGAAGAATGTAAAGAAAAGATCCTGTCAGAAGAATACAGGGATTTTATGATGAGGGATACCGGTGCTCTTGGGAAAAACTTTCCTTTGGAAAACGGATGCCGGATACCGTTGAAATACGGTTTTGAGCTTTTTTATATTGACCAGAGTGAAGACAGAAAAAAGTCACTTGCCGATTATCCTTATACAATGGTTCCGAAGTGTTATACAACACTGGATATGGCAGCAATCCAGCAGGCGGGAATTGCTGCGGTTCAGAATATACCTGGTCTGGAACTGAGTGGTGAAGGAGTTCTGGTTGGGATCATTGATACTGGGATCAACTATCTGGATCCCATTTTCCGGAATCTGGATGGTTCGACCAGGATCCAGCGAATCTGGGATCAGGAAGAACAAAGTGGAACAGCGCCACGGGAAATCGGATATGGAAGTGAATATACGAAGGAACAAATCAATCAGGCAATCCTAAGTGAGAATCCCAAGGAAACCGTTCCGTCATTTGATACGGACGGACATGGCACTTTTGTTGCAAGTGTGGCATGCGGAGGGGCAAATCCGGAGAATCTGTTTATCGGGGCAGCGCCGGAGGCAGAGATGGTGATCGTGAAGCTGAAAGAGGCAAAAGAATATTTACGGGAGTACTATTTTGTAGACCGGGATGCCGGATGCTATCAGGAAAATGATCTGGTAGCGGCGGTTTTTTATCTGCAGAAGGTACAAGAAGAGCTGAAAAGACCATTGGTGATCTGTCTGGCAGTTGGAACAAGCTTTGGAGGACATGGAGGATATTCAATCCTGTCAGAGTATCTGCAAAATGTAGCGGCGAGCGAAGGAATCGGGATTGTGACCGGAAGTGGCAACGAGGCAGATAAAAGGCATCATTATCTGGGAATTCTGGAACAGGAAAATAATCTGCCGGTCGAGATTAATGTAGGGAATAATACCAGAGGTTTTGTGATGGAACTATGGACAGAACTTCCGAATCTTCTGGCTCTTTCTATTGCATCTCCAACAGGACAGACCGTAGGACCGATCTCGCTCAAACGGGGAATAGGAGAGTATGTGTTTGTATTCGAGCAGACCAGGGTAATATTTAATTACCGGGTTCTGGTAGAGACGACCGGGGCGCAGCTGGCATTTTTTCAGTTTGAAAGACCGGGAAGCGGAATCTGGAAGATTATACCGGAAACACTGGAGCTGGGGAATGGAATCTTTCATATCTGGCTTCCAATGGAAGAGTTTCTGACGGGAAATGTCTATTTTATCCGTGCAAATCCGGAATATACGGTGATGGAACCAGGGGATACCGGGGCGGTGGTCTGTGCAGCGTACTATAATGGAAAGGAAAATAGCATTGCAGTCAGTTCTGGAAGAGGTTATACTAGAGATAACAGAATCAAACCGGATTTTGCTGCGCCGGGGATCAATGTGACAGGGATCAATTTAAGGGGGCAGTTTGTTGCAAGATCTGGTTCCAGTATAGCAGTTGGGATCACTTCCGGAGCACTGGCACTTTTTATGGAGTGGCTGGATAGGCATGGAGTGAATCTGGATGCATCACAGATGAAGAATCTGCTGATATTGGGAGCTTCACGGAAGACAGACATGAATTATCCGAACCAGGAATGGGGATATGGAGCATTGAACCTTTACCGTACTTTTGAGCAGATCAGGCGGTTCTGA
- a CDS encoding MATE family efflux transporter translates to MNKDKDFLGTEPVGKLMFRLALPTITAQLINMLYNIIDRIYIGHIPGNGALALTGVGVCMPLIMIISAFAALVGGGGAPHASIAMGKNDLNTAEHILGNCFFLQILISIILTVILLFGNRTFLLAFGASENTIEYAVNYMNIYAVGTIFVQLTLGMNMFITTQGFAKTGMLSVLIGAVMNIVLDPLFIFAFHLGVRGAALATILSQAVSCIWVLSFLCGKKTILHIRKKNLILKPEIILPCVALGLATFIMQASESIISVCFNSSLLKYGGDIAVGAMTILTSVMQFAMLPLQGLGQGAQPVLSYNYGAKNRDRVKKAFRLLLTASLCYSTILWAFIMLFPQVFAEMFTSDSALLGFTKSALRIYCACLLLFGIQIACQMAFTSFGKAKASIAVAVTRKFILLLPLIYLLPHILTGNKTNAVYMAEPIADFLAVSFTTVLFTFQFRKVLKELEG, encoded by the coding sequence ATGAACAAAGACAAAGATTTTCTGGGTACTGAACCCGTCGGAAAGCTGATGTTCCGGCTGGCGCTTCCGACGATCACCGCACAGCTCATCAATATGCTGTACAACATTATTGACCGTATTTACATTGGACACATTCCTGGTAATGGGGCACTTGCCCTTACCGGAGTCGGTGTATGTATGCCACTGATTATGATCATTTCCGCTTTTGCCGCACTGGTTGGAGGCGGTGGTGCACCGCATGCTTCGATTGCAATGGGAAAAAATGATCTTAATACTGCAGAACATATTCTGGGTAACTGCTTTTTCCTGCAGATTCTGATTTCTATAATCCTGACAGTCATCCTGCTGTTTGGTAACCGTACTTTTCTTCTTGCCTTCGGTGCCAGTGAAAATACGATTGAATACGCTGTAAATTATATGAACATTTACGCTGTCGGCACTATTTTCGTCCAGCTTACCCTTGGCATGAATATGTTTATCACCACACAGGGTTTTGCCAAAACAGGTATGCTCTCTGTTCTGATCGGAGCAGTGATGAACATTGTTCTGGATCCGCTGTTTATCTTTGCATTCCATCTGGGTGTCAGAGGTGCTGCGCTTGCCACAATTCTGTCACAGGCAGTCTCCTGCATCTGGGTTCTTTCTTTCCTTTGCGGAAAAAAGACGATCCTGCACATCCGGAAAAAGAATCTCATCCTGAAACCGGAGATTATTCTTCCTTGTGTCGCTCTCGGGCTTGCCACATTTATCATGCAGGCTAGTGAGAGTATCATCTCTGTATGTTTCAACTCTTCTCTGCTGAAATACGGAGGAGATATCGCAGTTGGTGCCATGACGATCCTTACCAGTGTCATGCAGTTCGCAATGCTGCCACTGCAGGGTCTTGGACAGGGTGCACAACCAGTCCTGAGCTATAATTACGGTGCAAAAAACAGAGATCGTGTAAAAAAAGCTTTCAGGCTTCTTTTAACAGCAAGCCTCTGTTATTCCACAATTCTGTGGGCATTTATTATGCTCTTCCCTCAGGTGTTTGCAGAAATGTTTACTTCCGATTCTGCACTGCTTGGTTTTACTAAATCAGCACTCCGGATTTACTGTGCCTGCCTGCTGCTTTTCGGAATCCAGATCGCATGCCAGATGGCATTTACATCATTCGGAAAAGCAAAGGCTTCGATTGCTGTCGCTGTTACACGTAAATTTATCCTGTTGCTGCCACTGATCTATCTGCTGCCGCATATTCTGACCGGGAACAAGACCAATGCAGTGTATATGGCTGAACCGATTGCAGACTTCCTGGCTGTATCCTTCACGACGGTTTTGTTTACGTTTCAGTTTAGGAAAGTGTTGAAAGAACTTGAGGGGTAG
- a CDS encoding signal peptidase II: MEILSILTGAFVAGCDLGIKKYTEENVRDGEEHRIWKGKGIYRKVHNKGLMMNHLDSRPKLVKGMSAAALGILFFWEHLLWKEPGRKLAKLGISLMLGGAVGNTYDRFKRGYVVDYLSLKTKNRKLSDITFNLSDLALFAGAVLTVWSSLFGKKR; encoded by the coding sequence ATGGAAATCCTGAGCATTTTAACCGGAGCTTTTGTTGCCGGGTGCGATCTTGGAATTAAAAAATATACTGAAGAAAATGTAAGAGACGGGGAAGAACACCGGATTTGGAAGGGAAAAGGAATCTACCGCAAAGTCCACAACAAAGGTCTGATGATGAATCATTTGGATTCCAGACCAAAGCTGGTAAAGGGCATGTCGGCGGCAGCACTTGGAATCCTGTTTTTCTGGGAGCACCTTCTTTGGAAAGAACCAGGACGCAAACTGGCAAAGCTTGGAATATCGCTGATGCTGGGCGGAGCAGTTGGTAATACTTATGACCGTTTCAAAAGAGGTTATGTGGTCGATTATCTGTCTCTGAAAACAAAGAACAGGAAACTCTCGGATATCACTTTTAATCTCTCGGATCTGGCTCTTTTTGCAGGAGCGGTCCTGACGGTATGGAGTTCTTTATTTGGAAAAAAGAGATAA